One uncultured Methanobrevibacter sp. genomic region harbors:
- a CDS encoding ATP-binding protein — protein MDEIASITDANLTETQFFNRTDEINILSNLLISTEFNSSPTILLTGIRGVGKTALIKKIKNKFKREYLVVDIDLSRSDAYQQKNLTRASIIKIIYDTIIKSSKELGLKTINKQIEKYFKTKNFKIDKLLSYEHIPIPIFESEDNYEKLAEFVMELPQKIYEDNTDKLKGVFIFIDEIQLMKDLGDELNGFLWYMRSFIQTQKNVAYLFCGSMSLKDSLINDLNGNQGAFGGRMLTIEIQPFSKQTTENYIKSMTRNIQLDDDGFERFYKCTRGIPYYINIFAKYLPENITLTENNIIELFKDSIDYLAIHFIYMWSKLTFQEQKIIISLLENPKKRIEVANYLKVTSGSLNRPLNRLLDYDLIEYANDKYQITDPIFTYWLKNSYEKNGIYPFRSI, from the coding sequence ATGGATGAAATTGCAAGCATAACTGATGCAAATTTAACCGAAACACAATTTTTCAACCGAACAGATGAAATCAACATATTATCAAACTTATTAATCAGCACTGAATTCAACTCTTCGCCTACAATACTCCTAACAGGGATTAGAGGGGTTGGAAAAACAGCACTTATCAAAAAAATCAAAAATAAATTCAAAAGAGAATATTTAGTTGTAGACATCGATTTATCCAGAAGCGATGCATACCAACAAAAAAACCTCACAAGAGCAAGCATAATTAAAATAATTTATGACACAATTATCAAATCATCCAAAGAACTTGGCTTAAAAACGATTAACAAGCAAATAGAAAAATATTTTAAAACAAAAAATTTCAAAATAGATAAACTTTTATCCTATGAACACATTCCAATTCCAATATTCGAAAGCGAAGACAATTACGAAAAATTAGCTGAATTTGTAATGGAATTACCTCAAAAAATTTATGAAGACAATACTGATAAACTAAAAGGCGTTTTCATATTCATTGATGAAATCCAATTAATGAAAGATTTAGGTGATGAACTGAATGGATTTTTATGGTACATGCGCAGTTTCATCCAAACACAAAAAAATGTTGCATACCTATTTTGCGGAAGCATGAGCTTAAAAGATAGTTTAATAAATGATTTGAATGGAAATCAAGGAGCATTTGGAGGAAGGATGCTGACAATTGAAATTCAACCATTTTCAAAACAAACCACTGAAAACTATATTAAATCAATGACAAGAAACATACAGCTCGATGATGATGGATTTGAAAGATTTTACAAATGTACACGTGGAATTCCATATTACATCAATATATTTGCAAAATATCTTCCCGAAAACATAACCTTAACTGAAAATAATATCATTGAATTATTCAAGGATTCAATTGATTATCTCGCTATCCATTTCATATACATGTGGTCTAAATTAACATTTCAAGAACAAAAAATCATAATTTCACTACTTGAAAATCCAAAAAAAAGAATAGAAGTAGCAAATTACCTCAAAGTAACCAGCGGATCACTAAACAGACCACTAAATCGCCTTCTAGATTACGATTTAATTGAATATGCAAATGACAAATATCAAATTACAGACCCTATTTTCACATACTGGCTTAAGAACAGTTATGAAAAAAATGGAATATATCCATTTAGAAGTATTTAA